One Candidatus Korarchaeum sp. genomic region harbors:
- a CDS encoding TIM barrel protein: MILDRIRFGPAGYPIDAPRERAFSYLREIGLDAMEYQAVRAIPKNEAVLSWVREESRRNDILLSFHAPYAINLCSKEKGEASARRIVDSAIAAAKMGAFHVTFHPGYYGSMSREEALKHAVDRLKGIREELKALNLDIELGPETTGKPSQLGSLDEVLSMAEEVDEVSPTVDFAHVHAREGGVIRSREDYERLLDEIERRLGDLNGLVIHFTEVEIAKSGIGERMHHDIGSGYGPPYEPLADIMAEYKLRWVVISESPTLERDSVKMRSIYEEALRRVLG, from the coding sequence GTGATCCTCGACAGGATCAGGTTCGGTCCAGCGGGTTACCCCATCGACGCCCCCAGGGAAAGGGCTTTCTCTTACCTACGGGAGATAGGACTGGATGCCATGGAGTACCAAGCGGTGAGGGCGATACCCAAGAACGAGGCCGTCTTATCCTGGGTGAGGGAGGAATCCAGGAGGAACGATATCCTGCTCTCCTTTCATGCCCCTTACGCGATAAACCTATGCTCTAAGGAGAAGGGAGAGGCTAGTGCAAGGAGAATAGTTGACTCAGCGATCGCTGCGGCTAAGATGGGAGCTTTTCACGTGACTTTTCACCCGGGCTATTACGGAAGTATGAGCAGGGAGGAAGCCCTCAAGCACGCGGTAGATCGACTCAAGGGTATTAGGGAGGAGCTCAAGGCACTGAATTTAGATATTGAGCTAGGACCTGAAACCACTGGAAAACCATCTCAGCTCGGTTCACTGGATGAAGTACTCTCAATGGCTGAGGAGGTAGATGAAGTCTCCCCTACAGTGGACTTCGCTCATGTACATGCTAGGGAGGGAGGTGTCATAAGGAGCAGGGAGGATTACGAGAGGCTGCTTGATGAGATCGAGAGGAGACTAGGGGATCTTAACGGTCTGGTAATCCACTTCACGGAAGTCGAGATCGCTAAATCAGGTATCGGGGAGAGGATGCATCACGACATAGGGTCCGGTTACGGTCCTCCCTACGAACCCCTCGCCGATATAATGGCTGAGTATAAACTGAGATGGGTCGTTATATCAGAGTCTCCTACCTTGGAGAGGGACTCTGTTAAGATGAGGTCCATCTACGAGGAGGCTCTCAGGAGGGTTCTGGGCTAA
- the iorA gene encoding indolepyruvate ferredoxin oxidoreductase subunit alpha: MGDLLAPPNTLEVLLGNEAIARGALEGGLNVAAAYPGTPSTEIGEALSVAAKKLGIYFEWSSNEKVAAEVAIGAAWSGLRSMTMMKHVGFNVAADAIFTLTYAGLTGAMVIVSADDPHCHSSQNEQDNRHYSEAAGLPMLEPSNVQEAKDFTKEAMELSYRYKIPFMIRTTTRVNHQRGPVKLGEITAKPSVGTFEPPEPDRYLQVGAIARKHHIELLKKLRDIQEISGNYARIEGPQDAEIGIVTSGVSYAHVKDALRLSGLEARVLKLGMTFPLPERTIGDFLRSVNTAFIVEELDPFLELRIRAIAKDHAPDLEILGKLTGHMPQFHEYTVRTVLEGLSKAFGVKSPIDFAEIDRRSLSIASKVPPRPPILCPACPHRSAGYALRRAAGRAVFMGDIGCYALLFQPPFKVEHVTHAMGSSIGIANGVSLSTHQDVIALIGDSTFFHAGIPALINAVHNRRKMTVVIMDNRTTAMTGHQSHPGVPYDAIGREAPSVDLEALVKAIGANYVKVVDPFDHKETEKAFREALKSEGVSVVITRRECALLTVRNLRAQGRRIIPYKVNPERCTYCRVCINTFACPAFIDKGSSVEIDPAVCFGCGACVQICPYEAIEPQDGSLNWKEEGLGV; this comes from the coding sequence ATGGGTGATCTACTAGCCCCACCTAACACCTTGGAGGTCCTGTTGGGCAATGAAGCGATAGCTAGGGGAGCTCTGGAGGGTGGTCTCAACGTAGCTGCGGCCTATCCAGGGACCCCAAGCACGGAGATAGGAGAGGCCCTATCCGTAGCAGCTAAGAAGTTGGGGATTTACTTCGAGTGGTCCTCAAACGAGAAGGTCGCTGCTGAGGTAGCCATAGGGGCCGCTTGGTCAGGACTGAGGTCCATGACCATGATGAAGCACGTCGGCTTCAACGTAGCAGCCGATGCAATATTCACTCTAACGTACGCTGGGCTCACGGGAGCGATGGTGATAGTATCAGCGGATGACCCTCACTGTCACAGTAGTCAGAATGAACAGGATAACAGGCACTATAGTGAAGCTGCTGGTCTTCCCATGCTGGAACCATCCAACGTTCAAGAAGCTAAGGATTTCACCAAGGAAGCGATGGAACTATCTTATAGGTACAAGATACCGTTCATGATAAGGACTACGACTAGAGTGAACCATCAGAGAGGTCCTGTCAAACTCGGTGAGATAACGGCTAAGCCATCTGTAGGTACATTTGAGCCGCCGGAACCCGACAGGTACCTCCAGGTCGGAGCTATAGCTAGGAAACATCACATAGAGCTGTTGAAGAAACTGAGAGACATTCAGGAGATCTCAGGAAATTACGCTCGAATTGAGGGGCCTCAGGATGCTGAGATAGGGATCGTGACATCGGGCGTATCCTACGCCCATGTAAAGGATGCCCTCAGGCTCTCAGGTCTAGAGGCAAGGGTCCTCAAGTTGGGCATGACCTTCCCTTTACCGGAACGCACTATCGGGGACTTCCTCAGATCTGTAAACACTGCTTTCATAGTTGAGGAGCTCGATCCATTCTTAGAGCTGAGGATCAGGGCTATCGCGAAGGATCATGCCCCTGACCTCGAGATACTGGGGAAGTTAACTGGCCACATGCCCCAGTTCCACGAGTACACCGTGAGGACGGTCCTAGAAGGGCTATCAAAAGCTTTTGGAGTAAAATCCCCTATAGATTTCGCTGAAATCGATAGGAGAAGCTTAAGCATTGCTAGTAAGGTTCCACCAAGACCGCCTATTCTCTGTCCAGCTTGTCCCCATAGATCAGCGGGTTACGCGTTGAGGAGGGCTGCTGGGAGGGCCGTCTTCATGGGTGACATAGGATGTTACGCTCTCCTGTTCCAACCCCCGTTTAAGGTAGAGCACGTGACTCACGCCATGGGTTCCTCTATAGGAATAGCTAATGGAGTTAGCTTATCCACCCACCAAGATGTGATCGCCTTAATAGGGGACTCGACTTTCTTTCACGCTGGGATCCCGGCTCTGATAAACGCCGTTCATAATAGGAGGAAGATGACCGTCGTGATAATGGATAACAGGACCACGGCCATGACGGGACACCAGTCGCACCCGGGCGTGCCTTACGATGCTATCGGCAGGGAGGCCCCCAGTGTAGATTTAGAAGCGTTAGTCAAGGCGATTGGAGCTAATTACGTTAAGGTAGTGGATCCGTTCGATCATAAGGAAACAGAGAAAGCTTTTAGGGAGGCCTTAAAGAGTGAAGGTGTCTCAGTAGTTATAACTAGGAGGGAATGCGCCTTACTGACTGTGAGGAACCTAAGGGCTCAGGGGAGGAGAATAATCCCCTATAAGGTGAACCCCGAGAGGTGCACTTACTGCAGGGTTTGCATAAATACTTTTGCCTGTCCAGCTTTCATTGATAAAGGTTCCTCCGTTGAG
- a CDS encoding PUA domain-containing protein codes for MEGVRGIKFRKYFLTLKESRDVIDRSLAEIPGMERVFQRRKVSLQVLEVPFKKSTAKIYYLEGDPVLVGLPDTKLIPFLTAVEKFNLPLPKVIVDLGAVKPIASGADVMGPGVKEVEGSFNEGDLVAVVDEKFKAVIAIGVALRPSGEARERGKTIKNIHHAGDSLWKAVSLK; via the coding sequence ATGGAAGGGGTGAGGGGGATAAAATTCAGGAAGTATTTTTTGACTCTAAAGGAGAGTAGGGATGTCATAGATAGATCATTAGCGGAGATCCCCGGGATGGAGAGGGTCTTTCAGAGGAGGAAGGTATCCCTCCAAGTTCTTGAGGTGCCTTTTAAGAAGAGTACGGCTAAGATCTACTACCTGGAGGGTGATCCCGTATTAGTGGGGCTCCCCGATACCAAGTTAATACCCTTCTTAACGGCTGTGGAGAAGTTCAACTTGCCCCTACCTAAGGTGATCGTGGACTTAGGGGCCGTGAAACCGATAGCGAGCGGAGCCGATGTAATGGGACCTGGAGTAAAGGAAGTTGAGGGGAGTTTCAATGAGGGCGACCTTGTGGCGGTCGTCGATGAGAAATTCAAGGCTGTTATAGCGATAGGAGTGGCGCTCAGACCCTCCGGCGAGGCGAGGGAGAGGGGTAAAACTATTAAAAATATTCACCATGCCGGGGACTCGTTGTGGAAAGCTGTATCCCTCAAGTGA
- a CDS encoding CoA-binding protein, whose protein sequence is MRNKVELIETLFNPKSIAIVGVSKTPGKIGHEIMSNIVKCGFRGPLYPISHKYAEVQDIRCYRSVLDVTDDVDLAILSTPEDYIPKALEELGAKGVKVVVVSSGRRGSPLVGRIADASKRYGMRVLGPSSLGIYYSKSKLNATPIPLSTEGRGVALISESKTLGISMVNYGLSEGIEFSTVIGTGAKADIDEQDLLEYLAEDDQVRSIVIHLETLRDPKAFTESLKNVLKRKPALLVTGSREIIKRLEPMKKELPILKDFTTALDLSAIFADRRIEGRRALIVTNSSGASNLLIGSLEGTSIELAVLSEAFFDDIRMFVPEGSSSGNPLDLTSDASPEIFRGVIEGSNMHSDEFDFILLVYCETNPMELDKLRTMLTELRDLVNKPLIPVLLGGDSVKRTVKELRREGVPSYYSISRTVRALDSTVKHLLASK, encoded by the coding sequence GTGAGGAATAAAGTGGAGTTAATAGAGACGCTTTTCAATCCTAAATCCATAGCGATAGTCGGTGTTTCAAAAACTCCTGGGAAGATCGGACATGAGATAATGAGTAATATAGTTAAATGCGGATTCAGAGGGCCGCTCTACCCCATAAGTCATAAGTACGCTGAAGTCCAGGATATAAGGTGTTACAGATCTGTCCTCGATGTAACGGACGATGTGGATCTAGCGATCTTATCGACCCCTGAGGACTACATTCCGAAGGCGCTGGAGGAGCTAGGAGCCAAGGGTGTGAAGGTAGTGGTGGTCTCATCCGGCAGGAGGGGAAGCCCCTTAGTGGGGAGGATAGCGGATGCCTCTAAGAGGTACGGTATGAGGGTGCTCGGGCCGTCCTCACTGGGGATCTATTATTCTAAGAGTAAGCTGAACGCTACACCGATCCCCCTAAGTACTGAGGGGAGAGGAGTCGCTCTCATCTCGGAATCCAAGACCCTGGGGATATCGATGGTGAACTATGGACTCTCTGAGGGGATAGAGTTCTCCACGGTAATAGGTACTGGTGCGAAAGCTGATATCGATGAGCAGGACCTCCTCGAATACTTAGCTGAGGATGACCAAGTGAGATCCATAGTGATACACCTAGAGACCCTGAGGGATCCTAAGGCGTTCACAGAGAGCTTGAAGAACGTCCTGAAGAGGAAGCCAGCTCTATTAGTGACGGGATCTAGGGAGATAATTAAGAGACTTGAGCCCATGAAGAAGGAGCTCCCTATTCTAAAGGACTTCACTACTGCTCTCGACCTGTCCGCGATATTCGCTGATAGGAGGATAGAGGGGAGGAGGGCCCTAATCGTGACGAACAGTAGTGGGGCTTCGAACTTGCTTATAGGATCTCTTGAAGGTACTAGTATAGAGCTCGCTGTACTTAGTGAGGCTTTTTTCGACGATATAAGGATGTTCGTACCTGAGGGATCTTCCTCCGGTAATCCACTCGACCTAACTTCCGATGCGAGTCCCGAGATATTCAGAGGCGTCATAGAGGGTAGCAACATGCACAGTGATGAGTTCGATTTCATACTACTGGTTTACTGTGAGACCAACCCTATGGAGCTGGATAAGTTACGTACGATGTTAACAGAGCTCAGGGATCTGGTAAATAAGCCCCTGATACCCGTTCTTCTTGGAGGAGACTCAGTCAAGAGGACGGTTAAGGAGTTAAGGAGGGAGGGGGTACCCTCTTACTACAGCATCAGCAGAACCGTTAGGGCCTTGGATTCTACGGTTAAACATCTCCTCGCTTCAAAGTGA